From the genome of Maribacter algicola, one region includes:
- a CDS encoding alpha-isopropylmalate synthase regulatory domain-containing protein, whose translation MKRMLEIMDTTLRDGEQTSGVSFSASEKLTLAKLLLEELKVDRIEVASARVSEGELQAVQQITKWAKPNNYLDKVEVLTFVDDGVSLEWMEKAGAISQNLLTKGSLNHLTYQLKKTPVQHFKEIGEIFKAASKRGFINNIYLEDWSNGMRNSKEYVFQFLDFLSTQPIKRLLLPDTLGVLTYNETYDYISEIVQKYPDLHIDFHGHNDYDLGVANIMEAVKAGCHGLHLTINGMGERAGNAPMASAIAVINDFLPGVQINLNEKALYKVSKLVSAFTGISIPSNKPIVGDNVFTQTAGIHADGDSKKNLYFSDLMPERFGRKRKYALGKMSGKANIQKNLQELGLTLNNDDLKKVTARIIELGDKKERVTKDDLPYIISDVLDTDYQQKVFVKSYVLTHSKGLRPSTTLSLEIDGKTFEENASGDGQYDAFMNALRKIYKSQNMVLPRLTDYAVRIPPGSASDALCETVITWDIDGKEFTSRGLDSDQTVSAIKATEKMLNLI comes from the coding sequence ATGAAAAGAATGTTGGAAATTATGGATACCACCTTAAGGGATGGTGAACAAACCTCTGGAGTATCCTTTTCTGCCTCGGAAAAACTTACCTTGGCCAAATTGCTTTTGGAAGAACTCAAGGTAGACCGTATTGAGGTGGCCTCTGCCCGTGTTTCTGAAGGTGAATTGCAGGCAGTACAACAAATTACAAAATGGGCAAAACCTAATAATTACTTGGATAAAGTGGAGGTTTTGACTTTCGTTGATGATGGGGTCTCTTTGGAATGGATGGAAAAAGCGGGCGCCATTTCACAAAATTTATTGACAAAAGGCTCTCTAAACCATTTAACATATCAGTTAAAAAAAACACCGGTACAGCATTTTAAAGAAATTGGTGAAATTTTTAAGGCAGCTTCAAAAAGAGGTTTTATCAATAACATTTATCTGGAGGACTGGAGCAATGGTATGCGAAATTCCAAGGAATACGTTTTTCAGTTTCTGGACTTTCTTTCCACACAACCCATAAAGAGGCTATTGTTGCCTGATACCTTAGGTGTACTGACTTACAACGAGACCTATGACTATATTTCTGAAATCGTTCAAAAATATCCGGATTTACATATAGATTTTCATGGCCATAATGATTACGACCTAGGGGTAGCCAATATCATGGAGGCCGTTAAAGCCGGTTGCCATGGTCTGCATTTGACCATTAATGGTATGGGCGAAAGGGCAGGTAATGCGCCAATGGCCAGTGCTATCGCGGTAATAAACGATTTTTTGCCCGGAGTACAAATAAACCTTAACGAAAAGGCGCTTTATAAAGTCAGTAAATTGGTTTCTGCCTTTACAGGGATCAGTATACCATCGAACAAGCCTATTGTAGGAGACAATGTTTTCACCCAGACCGCCGGAATCCATGCGGATGGCGATAGTAAAAAGAACCTATATTTCAGCGATTTGATGCCCGAGCGTTTTGGAAGGAAACGTAAGTACGCCTTGGGTAAAATGTCCGGAAAGGCCAATATTCAAAAAAACCTGCAGGAGTTGGGGCTTACCCTAAATAATGATGACCTCAAAAAGGTTACGGCAAGAATCATTGAATTGGGGGATAAAAAGGAACGAGTCACTAAAGACGACCTACCCTATATCATTTCCGATGTCTTAGATACGGATTACCAACAAAAGGTCTTTGTAAAATCCTATGTATTGACCCATTCCAAGGGGTTACGTCCCTCCACTACCCTATCCCTTGAAATTGATGGAAAGACTTTTGAGGAAAATGCCTCTGGGGACGGTCAATACGACGCTTTCATGAATGCCTTGAGAAAAATATACAAATCCCAAAATATGGTATTGCCAAGATTGACGGATTATGCCGTGAGAATACCGCCAGGAAGTGCTTCGGATGCACTGTGTGAAACGGTCATTACCTGGGATATTGACGGGAAGGAATTTACATCTCGTGGTCTGGATTCGGATCAAACGGTATCGGCTATAAAGGCTACGGAAAAAATGTTGAATCTTATATAG
- the leuB gene encoding 3-isopropylmalate dehydrogenase — protein MKLNIALLAGDGIGPEVIDQAVKVCDAIASKYEHEITWKPALTGAAAIDAVGEPYPDETHEICAGSDAVLFGAIGHPRFDNDPTAKVRPEQGLLKMRQKLGLFANVRPTFTFPSLIDKSPLKRDRIEGTDLIILRELTGGIYFGERGRKDDNHTAFDTMTYQRFEIERLAKKGFEMAMKRSKKLCCVDKANVLESSRLWRETVQAMEKDYPEVEVSYEFVDATAMRLIQWPKGYDVIITANLFGDILTDEASVISGSMGLMPSSSVGSKVSLYEPIHGSYPQAAGKDIANPLATVLSAAMMFEDLELTKEAEEIRRVVNKSLAEGIVTEDLAEGGKSYKTSEVGDWLAKSI, from the coding sequence ATGAAACTAAACATAGCACTATTGGCGGGAGACGGAATAGGCCCGGAAGTTATAGATCAAGCAGTAAAAGTGTGTGATGCCATTGCAAGTAAATACGAACATGAAATAACCTGGAAACCAGCATTGACCGGTGCAGCTGCCATTGATGCGGTTGGCGAACCGTATCCAGACGAAACCCATGAAATCTGTGCCGGTTCAGATGCGGTACTATTCGGTGCCATAGGCCATCCAAGATTTGACAACGATCCTACGGCGAAGGTCCGCCCAGAACAGGGACTATTAAAAATGAGACAGAAATTAGGGTTGTTTGCCAATGTGCGTCCTACATTTACTTTTCCTTCTTTGATAGATAAATCCCCTTTGAAAAGAGATAGAATCGAAGGTACCGACCTTATAATTCTCCGTGAACTCACCGGGGGTATTTACTTTGGGGAAAGAGGAAGAAAGGATGATAATCATACAGCCTTTGACACCATGACCTATCAAAGGTTCGAAATTGAGCGATTGGCCAAAAAAGGATTTGAAATGGCCATGAAGCGTTCCAAAAAACTGTGTTGTGTGGATAAGGCCAATGTATTAGAATCTTCCAGATTGTGGAGGGAGACCGTACAGGCGATGGAAAAGGACTATCCGGAAGTTGAAGTTTCCTATGAGTTTGTGGACGCTACGGCCATGCGTTTAATCCAATGGCCCAAAGGATATGATGTAATCATTACCGCCAATCTTTTTGGGGACATTTTAACCGATGAGGCATCCGTAATATCAGGTTCTATGGGATTAATGCCGTCGTCTTCCGTAGGTAGCAAAGTATCATTGTACGAACCAATTCATGGTTCCTATCCGCAAGCTGCCGGTAAGGATATCGCAAACCCATTGGCAACAGTTTTGTCAGCAGCCATGATGTTTGAGGATCTGGAATTGACGAAGGAAGCCGAAGAAATCAGAAGGGTGGTCAATAAATCCTTGGCCGAGGGTATCGTGACGGAAGATTTGGCCGAAGGTGGCAAGTCTTATAAAACCAGTGAGGTTGGGGATTGGCTGGCCAAAAGTATCTAA
- a CDS encoding serine hydrolase domain-containing protein yields MYRFKLVFGSLFLVLILFVFSAATIDTKVEEVSPEEFQQRMAMQKEAKIYASRKRALKLAINQYFNEALKFGEIAGAGVSIVKGDSIILAEGFGKRNNDKGTPVNAETVFRLGSLSKGFTGVLAAKLVEEGAFDFMDKVTDYLPEFVFGDSTNTRGIKIAHLLSHTSGAPYHSYTNLVEAGLAMDKIAVQFREVEPLSEPGVQYSYQNAMFALSQEVMLRATSQNINSLLIQHFFGPLGMSRTSMDHASFLKMGNIAEPHVRSGNSWRILPLKDNYYNAVAAGGIDASADDMGKWMRFLLGHNTSVMAKSNLEKAFEPFIELNENNKYYQRWEGHLKSAYAFGWRIHTMKNETTNKEETIVHHGGSVNSYRNEIALFPDADLGICVLMNNHSGLAKHVIPDLRAIVKHIYELSPDALASL; encoded by the coding sequence GTGTATCGATTTAAACTTGTTTTTGGCTCCTTATTTTTGGTGCTTATTCTTTTTGTTTTTTCCGCTGCGACCATAGATACGAAAGTCGAAGAGGTTTCTCCAGAGGAATTTCAACAACGGATGGCCATGCAAAAGGAAGCCAAAATATATGCTTCCCGAAAGAGGGCTTTGAAACTGGCTATCAATCAATACTTTAACGAGGCGTTAAAATTTGGGGAAATAGCTGGGGCCGGTGTGAGTATTGTCAAAGGAGATTCCATCATATTGGCAGAAGGATTTGGAAAACGCAATAATGATAAAGGTACTCCGGTTAATGCGGAAACAGTTTTTCGTTTAGGGTCTTTATCCAAAGGATTTACGGGTGTTTTGGCTGCAAAATTAGTGGAGGAAGGTGCATTTGATTTTATGGACAAGGTTACCGATTATCTACCTGAATTTGTTTTTGGGGATAGTACAAATACCAGGGGAATAAAAATCGCCCATTTACTCTCCCATACTTCAGGGGCTCCGTATCACAGCTATACGAATTTGGTGGAAGCAGGTTTGGCAATGGATAAAATTGCCGTGCAATTTAGGGAAGTGGAACCTCTTAGTGAGCCAGGAGTTCAATATAGTTATCAAAATGCCATGTTCGCTCTTTCGCAGGAAGTGATGTTGCGGGCAACAAGCCAAAATATCAATTCATTGTTGATACAACATTTTTTTGGTCCTTTGGGTATGTCACGTACATCAATGGACCATGCGTCTTTTTTAAAAATGGGGAATATTGCAGAGCCCCACGTAAGAAGTGGCAATAGTTGGCGAATTTTGCCGTTAAAGGACAATTATTATAACGCTGTGGCTGCGGGCGGCATCGATGCCAGTGCAGATGATATGGGTAAATGGATGCGCTTTTTATTGGGACATAATACTTCCGTTATGGCAAAAAGTAACTTGGAAAAAGCTTTTGAGCCTTTTATCGAATTGAACGAGAACAATAAGTATTATCAACGTTGGGAAGGACACTTAAAATCAGCTTATGCTTTTGGATGGAGAATCCACACAATGAAGAATGAAACAACCAATAAAGAGGAAACCATAGTACATCATGGAGGCAGTGTCAATAGTTACAGAAATGAAATTGCCCTATTCCCGGATGCAGATTTGGGTATTTGTGTACTTATGAACAACCATTCAGGTTTGGCAAAACATGTTATACCGGACCTAAGGGCCATTGTTAAACATATATATGAACTATCACCCGATGCTTTGGCGAGCTTATAA
- a CDS encoding MFS transporter, with product MNLERTNKKALFSLAIGGFGIGLTEFVIMGILTEVSTALDITISQAGHFIAAYAFGVVVGAPLLTSLGSKLSPKRMLFLLMIWFTVFNSLSGLASNYGILLVLRFLSGIPHGAFFGIGAVVAMKLAKNGKSAQAIAIMFSGLTVANVIGVPVGTYIGQEFGWSTSFFLVGIIGVLTLTTLQFWMPRMEASGNTPQVKLSDALKNKQLWAMIALTTIGTGGFFAWYSYIAPLITDVAGLDDHYVGYAMMLAGLGMVLGNFVGAKMAELFSPLKAVIISLSVMSVVLVINMFIATNPYMLMVFTFLIGAIAFTVSTPIQMAIINTAKGSEMLGSSMNQSAFNMGNASGAYLAGLPMVFGFDVIYSSLVGGILAASGVILAVAIFLYRKQRLRKSSEVALSS from the coding sequence ATGAATTTAGAACGGACGAACAAAAAAGCACTTTTCTCCTTGGCCATAGGGGGGTTCGGCATTGGGCTTACAGAGTTCGTGATTATGGGTATACTTACGGAAGTGTCCACGGCCCTGGACATTACAATTTCCCAGGCAGGGCATTTTATTGCGGCCTATGCCTTTGGTGTCGTAGTTGGAGCTCCTTTGTTGACAAGTTTAGGTTCGAAACTATCGCCAAAACGAATGCTGTTTCTCTTAATGATATGGTTTACCGTATTCAATTCCCTATCCGGTCTAGCCTCCAATTATGGTATCCTGCTGGTACTGCGATTTTTATCGGGGATACCCCATGGTGCATTTTTTGGGATTGGAGCTGTTGTAGCCATGAAATTGGCAAAAAATGGAAAATCGGCACAAGCGATTGCCATAATGTTTTCAGGATTAACGGTGGCGAACGTCATTGGAGTTCCAGTGGGAACGTATATTGGTCAGGAATTTGGTTGGAGCACCTCTTTCTTTTTGGTGGGCATTATCGGTGTATTGACGTTGACAACCTTGCAGTTTTGGATGCCCCGAATGGAGGCCTCTGGCAATACTCCCCAAGTAAAGTTGTCGGACGCTTTAAAAAATAAGCAGTTATGGGCCATGATTGCCCTTACGACCATTGGTACGGGAGGATTTTTTGCATGGTACAGTTATATTGCGCCTTTGATTACCGATGTAGCCGGACTGGATGATCACTATGTAGGGTATGCCATGATGCTCGCTGGATTGGGAATGGTGCTTGGGAATTTTGTGGGAGCGAAAATGGCCGAGCTATTTTCTCCCTTAAAGGCCGTAATCATCAGTTTGTCCGTGATGTCCGTGGTATTGGTCATCAACATGTTTATTGCTACCAATCCGTATATGCTTATGGTTTTTACCTTTTTAATTGGCGCCATTGCCTTTACGGTTTCCACTCCCATTCAAATGGCCATTATAAATACGGCCAAGGGTTCCGAAATGTTGGGTTCTTCCATGAACCAGAGCGCTTTTAACATGGGAAATGCATCGGGGGCCTACCTAGCTGGGTTGCCCATGGTCTTTGGATTTGATGTAATTTACTCTAGTTTGGTTGGGGGAATCTTGGCCGCTTCTGGGGTTATATTGGCAGTGGCCATATTTCTATACCGAAAACAAAGACTAAGAAAATCAAGTGAAGTGGCTTTAAGTTCTTAG
- a CDS encoding NADP-dependent glyceraldehyde-3-phosphate dehydrogenase, with the protein MSKSNINIPKKFAIEEPIHQTKFLIDGKLTEWSGPMTNVYSTISSTQEYSPTLLGSVPDLQEPQALEALNAALKAYDRGQGVWPTMHVRDRIICMENFVKHMKTKRDIVVKYLMWEIGKSLPDSQKEFDRTVEYVEDTIEDYKNLDRNAAKFQKHDGVYAHIKRGPLGVVLCLGPYNYPLNETFALLIPAIIMGNTTIFKPAKHGVLLITPLLEAFQACFPKGVVNILFGRGRTVAAPIMQTGKVDVLALIGNSKSANALQDQHPKSNRLRLVLGLEAKNPAIILPDADMDLTINECLAGTLSFNGQRCTALKVIYVHEDVRENFLKKFTEEVDKLKFGNPWDDGVKLTPLPEPDKPAYIQELIDDAVAKGAKILNKKGGKHFDNYIWPAVLYPVTKDMRVYQEEQFGPIIPVLSFLDIEEPLDDMAESNYGQQVSLFGKDVYTLSPLIDTLVNLVCRVNLNSSCQRGPDVYPFTGRKDSAQATLSVHDALRSFSIRTFVAFKDNDLNTETVQQLLEAKVSNFVSTDYIL; encoded by the coding sequence ATGAGCAAAAGTAACATCAACATACCTAAGAAATTTGCAATCGAAGAACCTATACATCAGACCAAATTTTTAATAGATGGAAAATTAACGGAGTGGTCGGGTCCCATGACCAATGTATATTCCACCATTTCATCCACCCAGGAATATAGCCCCACTTTATTGGGAAGTGTTCCGGATTTACAGGAACCGCAGGCATTGGAAGCCTTAAATGCGGCACTAAAGGCCTATGATAGAGGTCAGGGTGTTTGGCCAACCATGCACGTGCGCGACAGAATCATCTGTATGGAGAATTTTGTGAAACATATGAAAACCAAAAGGGATATCGTTGTAAAGTATCTTATGTGGGAAATTGGAAAATCCCTGCCAGATTCCCAAAAGGAGTTCGATAGAACAGTCGAATATGTGGAGGACACCATTGAGGACTATAAGAACCTGGATAGAAATGCGGCCAAATTCCAGAAACATGATGGGGTTTATGCACATATAAAGCGCGGACCCTTGGGCGTAGTGCTCTGTTTGGGACCCTATAACTATCCACTGAACGAGACATTTGCCCTATTGATTCCTGCCATTATTATGGGGAATACCACCATATTTAAACCCGCTAAACATGGGGTTCTTTTGATTACCCCATTGTTGGAAGCTTTCCAAGCCTGTTTTCCCAAAGGCGTAGTAAACATCCTTTTTGGTAGGGGACGTACAGTTGCCGCACCAATCATGCAAACAGGAAAAGTGGACGTTTTGGCCTTGATAGGCAACAGTAAATCTGCAAATGCTCTACAAGATCAGCATCCCAAAAGCAACCGATTGAGATTAGTATTGGGGCTGGAGGCCAAAAACCCGGCTATCATTTTACCCGATGCGGATATGGACCTGACCATCAACGAATGTTTGGCAGGCACCCTATCTTTTAATGGTCAGCGGTGTACGGCTTTGAAGGTCATCTATGTTCATGAGGATGTACGGGAAAATTTCCTTAAGAAATTTACCGAAGAAGTGGATAAACTGAAGTTTGGAAACCCATGGGACGATGGGGTAAAATTGACACCCTTGCCAGAACCCGATAAACCGGCTTACATTCAGGAACTCATAGATGATGCCGTTGCCAAAGGGGCCAAGATTTTGAATAAAAAAGGTGGGAAGCATTTTGATAATTACATTTGGCCAGCGGTGCTCTATCCAGTGACAAAGGATATGCGTGTTTATCAGGAAGAGCAATTTGGACCTATTATTCCTGTATTGTCCTTTTTAGATATTGAAGAACCTTTGGACGATATGGCCGAAAGCAACTACGGCCAACAAGTAAGCCTTTTTGGTAAGGATGTGTATACACTTTCCCCATTGATCGATACATTGGTTAACTTGGTTTGCAGGGTAAACCTGAACAGCTCTTGCCAAAGAGGTCCAGATGTATATCCGTTCACGGGAAGAAAGGATTCCGCGCAAGCCACACTTAGTGTACACGATGCCCTTCGCTCATTTTCCATACGTACTTTTGTAGCTTTTAAGGATAACGACTTGAATACTGAAACCGTACAGCAATTATTAGAAGCGAAAGTTTCGAATTTTGTGAGTACGGATTACATTCTTTAA
- the ilvA gene encoding threonine ammonia-lyase IlvA has product MEYFPKVEDIEKAALTIRQVSEVTPLTTSIRLSKQFGANIYLKREDLQRVRSYKIRGAYNKINSLSQEERKNGVVCASAGNHAQGVAFACKHLKIEATIYMPSVTPRQKVEQTQMFGEEWVTVVLEGDTFDDSFNAAMKYCMERNKTFIHPFDDPKVIEGQGTVGLELLEQTQEPIDYIFVAIGGGGLASGLSAVFKNLSPQTKILGVEPLGAPSMKTSIKKNRNTELEHIDKFIDGAAVKKVGDLTFAICKEHLYDIVTVHEGKVCQTILDLYNRDAIVVEPAGALSIAALDTYEEEIKGKNIVCIVSGSNNDITRTAEIKERALLYGKLKHYLIVRFPQRPGALKQFVAEILGPTDDITHFEYSKKSSKENAPAVVGIELKNPEDLKPLMERMKANNFFGDYINDKPDLFQYLV; this is encoded by the coding sequence ATGGAGTATTTCCCAAAGGTAGAGGATATAGAAAAAGCGGCGTTGACCATTCGGCAAGTATCGGAGGTAACGCCGCTTACTACCAGTATACGTTTGTCAAAACAATTTGGTGCAAACATATATTTGAAAAGGGAAGACCTTCAACGGGTTAGATCCTACAAGATCAGGGGAGCCTATAACAAAATCAATTCACTTTCCCAAGAAGAACGTAAAAATGGTGTAGTTTGTGCCAGTGCCGGCAACCATGCGCAAGGTGTGGCCTTTGCCTGTAAGCATTTAAAAATAGAGGCAACGATCTATATGCCCTCCGTCACGCCTAGGCAAAAGGTGGAACAAACACAGATGTTCGGTGAGGAATGGGTGACCGTGGTTTTGGAGGGCGATACATTCGATGATTCCTTCAATGCTGCCATGAAATACTGCATGGAGCGAAACAAAACATTTATACATCCTTTTGACGACCCCAAGGTTATCGAGGGCCAGGGTACGGTTGGTTTGGAGCTTTTGGAACAAACCCAAGAACCTATAGATTATATATTTGTGGCCATTGGTGGGGGTGGATTGGCATCTGGACTTTCTGCTGTTTTTAAAAATCTTTCGCCACAGACCAAAATTCTTGGTGTGGAACCCCTTGGGGCACCCTCCATGAAAACATCCATAAAGAAAAATCGGAATACAGAATTGGAACATATCGATAAGTTTATCGATGGGGCCGCGGTAAAAAAGGTTGGCGACCTCACTTTTGCCATTTGCAAGGAACATCTTTACGATATCGTAACGGTACATGAAGGGAAGGTTTGTCAAACTATTCTAGATTTGTACAATAGGGATGCAATTGTGGTGGAACCCGCGGGCGCATTGAGTATTGCGGCTTTGGATACCTATGAAGAGGAGATAAAAGGAAAGAATATTGTGTGCATCGTCAGTGGTAGCAATAATGATATTACCAGAACAGCGGAAATAAAGGAGCGCGCCCTTTTATATGGCAAATTAAAACACTATTTAATCGTAAGATTTCCCCAAAGACCAGGAGCCCTTAAGCAATTTGTTGCTGAAATTTTAGGGCCAACGGATGATATTACGCATTTTGAGTATTCCAAAAAATCCAGCAAGGAAAATGCTCCGGCCGTTGTGGGAATCGAACTGAAAAATCCAGAGGATTTAAAGCCTTTGATGGAACGCATGAAGGCCAATAATTTTTTTGGGGATTATATTAACGACAAACCGGATTTATTTCAATATTTAGTATAA
- the ilvC gene encoding ketol-acid reductoisomerase: MSNYFNTLSLRDQLTQLGKCRFMDASEFSDGVTALKGKKIVIVGCGAQGLNQGLNMRDSGLDIAYALRDAAIKEKRQSYLNASENGFTVGTYEELIPSADLVINLTPDKQHTQVVGAVMPLMKKGATLSYSHGFNIVEEGTKIREDLTVIMVAPKSPGSEVREEYKRGFGVPTLIAVHPENDPEGKGLEQAKAYAAATGGHKAGVLESSFVAEVKSDLMGEQTILCGLLQTGSILCFDKMIEKGIEPGYASKLIQYGWETITEGMKYGGITNMMDRLSNPAKIKAFELSEELKDIMRPLFQKHMDDIMTGHFSKTMMEDWANDDKNLLTWRAETGETAFEKTPAGDVSISEQEYYDNGVLMVAMVRAGVELAYESMTESGIIGESAYYESLHETPLIANTIARKKLFEMNRVISDTAEYGCYLFDHACKPLLADFMKNIDTDVIGKHYGESKGNGVDNAKLIAVNKKLREHPVEVVGARLRESMTAMKPIV, encoded by the coding sequence ATGTCAAACTACTTTAATACGCTATCGTTACGAGACCAATTGACTCAATTGGGAAAATGTAGATTTATGGATGCCTCGGAATTTTCCGATGGCGTAACTGCGTTAAAAGGAAAGAAAATTGTAATTGTAGGCTGCGGTGCCCAAGGCTTGAACCAAGGATTGAACATGAGGGATTCCGGATTGGATATCGCTTATGCACTGAGGGATGCCGCCATTAAGGAAAAGAGACAATCATACCTCAATGCCTCTGAGAACGGTTTCACGGTTGGAACCTATGAGGAATTGATTCCTAGTGCAGATTTGGTCATCAACCTTACCCCGGACAAGCAACATACCCAAGTAGTAGGAGCCGTCATGCCTTTGATGAAGAAAGGCGCCACCTTGTCCTATTCCCATGGATTCAATATCGTTGAAGAGGGAACAAAAATCCGAGAGGATCTTACGGTGATCATGGTCGCACCCAAGAGTCCTGGTTCTGAAGTACGTGAGGAATATAAAAGGGGTTTTGGGGTTCCTACCTTAATTGCCGTACATCCGGAGAACGATCCAGAGGGTAAGGGACTGGAACAGGCCAAAGCCTATGCCGCCGCCACAGGTGGTCACAAGGCCGGTGTGTTGGAATCTTCCTTCGTTGCGGAGGTAAAGTCCGATTTAATGGGTGAGCAGACCATCCTTTGTGGTTTGTTACAAACAGGTTCCATTCTTTGTTTCGACAAAATGATTGAAAAGGGAATCGAACCCGGTTATGCTTCCAAATTGATTCAATACGGATGGGAAACTATTACGGAGGGTATGAAATACGGGGGGATTACCAACATGATGGACCGTTTGTCCAATCCCGCCAAAATAAAGGCCTTTGAACTTTCCGAAGAATTAAAGGATATCATGCGGCCTTTGTTCCAAAAGCATATGGACGATATTATGACCGGTCATTTCTCGAAGACCATGATGGAGGACTGGGCGAACGATGATAAGAACCTATTGACCTGGAGGGCAGAAACAGGGGAAACGGCTTTTGAGAAAACACCTGCCGGGGACGTTTCAATTTCTGAACAGGAATATTATGACAATGGCGTTTTGATGGTGGCCATGGTGCGCGCCGGTGTGGAATTGGCCTATGAGTCCATGACCGAATCCGGTATCATTGGCGAATCCGCGTATTATGAATCCTTGCATGAAACACCGTTGATTGCCAACACCATCGCTAGAAAAAAACTATTCGAAATGAACCGAGTTATTTCAGACACGGCGGAATACGGCTGTTACTTGTTCGATCATGCATGTAAACCTTTGTTGGCCGACTTTATGAAAAATATAGACACCGATGTTATTGGAAAACATTATGGTGAAAGCAAGGGCAATGGGGTGGACAATGCGAAGCTTATCGCCGTAAACAAAAAATTACGGGAACACCCAGTTGAAGTGGTTGGAGCCAGACTAAGGGAATCTATGACCGCTATGAAACCTATTGTTTAA
- the ilvN gene encoding acetolactate synthase small subunit, translating to MKNEWFTISVYSENNVGLLNRISGIFLKRHINIESLNVSKSEIDQVSKFTIVVHTTEKWVHNIVGQIEKQIEVIKAFYHTDDETIYQESALFKIASNLLFDERQIQNIIKESNSQIVTVSREFFVLAKSGRRFEIDEMYEQLKPFGIMQFVRSGRISVTKDEMQITSLLKEFQHN from the coding sequence ATGAAAAATGAATGGTTTACCATATCGGTATATTCCGAAAATAATGTAGGGTTACTCAATAGGATATCGGGGATATTTTTAAAAAGACATATCAATATTGAAAGTTTGAACGTATCCAAATCAGAAATTGACCAAGTGTCCAAATTTACCATAGTGGTTCACACTACTGAGAAATGGGTGCACAATATCGTAGGGCAAATCGAAAAACAGATAGAGGTCATAAAGGCCTTTTACCATACAGATGATGAAACCATTTATCAGGAATCGGCCCTTTTTAAAATCGCATCCAACCTATTGTTCGATGAGCGCCAAATCCAGAACATCATTAAAGAAAGCAATTCGCAGATAGTCACCGTTTCAAGGGAGTTTTTCGTTTTGGCAAAAAGCGGTAGAAGGTTCGAGATCGACGAAATGTACGAACAATTGAAACCTTTTGGTATCATGCAATTTGTACGTTCTGGCAGAATATCAGTGACCAAGGATGAAATGCAGATTACTTCTTTATTGAAAGAGTTTCAGCACAATTAA
- a CDS encoding O-methyltransferase, producing MDHSNVQDFPKVYSAIQDKCDEFGFTMSSDVYVGTLLKTLVSSKPKGRFLELGTGIGLSLSWMIDGLDAKSKLITVDNDADLIEIAASFFGADDRVEIVCKDGAEWINSYDGEKFDLIFADAWPGKYDQLEEALALLKVGGFYVVDDMLAQPNWPQGHEKNVAELVAYLENREDLNVTKMSWSTGIVLAVKTR from the coding sequence ATGGACCATTCCAACGTACAGGATTTCCCAAAGGTGTATAGTGCGATACAGGATAAATGCGATGAGTTTGGATTTACCATGTCCTCTGATGTATATGTCGGCACCTTGTTAAAAACCTTGGTCAGCTCCAAACCCAAAGGGAGGTTCTTGGAACTGGGAACGGGTATAGGGTTGAGTTTATCCTGGATGATCGATGGGTTGGATGCCAAATCAAAATTGATAACCGTAGACAATGATGCTGATTTGATTGAAATCGCAGCATCTTTCTTTGGAGCGGATGATCGGGTAGAGATTGTTTGTAAGGACGGAGCGGAATGGATTAATAGTTACGATGGTGAAAAGTTCGACCTCATTTTTGCCGATGCATGGCCCGGAAAATATGACCAATTGGAAGAAGCCTTGGCATTGTTGAAAGTAGGTGGTTTTTATGTAGTTGACGATATGTTGGCACAGCCAAATTGGCCCCAAGGACATGAAAAAAATGTAGCCGAACTGGTTGCGTATTTGGAAAATAGGGAGGATCTAAATGTAACGAAAATGAGCTGGTCAACGGGTATCGTATTGGCCGTGAAAACAAGATAA